A window of Sporichthya brevicatena contains these coding sequences:
- a CDS encoding HAD family phosphatase has translation MTVTAVAFDFGGVLTYSAFAGFNTYEAELGLPADALVTFFRDDPKMGLLETGQLTSREFMKYVCIEAERRHGQRIDMKRLGAAAGEGQVLNPAMLAFVEEVREHATTALLTNNVAEAAWRATFPFELFEVVVDSSEAGVRKPDPQIYRVLLDKLDRPAAEVAFVDDLAVNVDGAATVGIHPILFTGLDTCRAELVRLGALPAPQPA, from the coding sequence ATGACGGTGACGGCGGTGGCGTTCGACTTCGGCGGGGTACTCACGTACTCGGCATTCGCGGGCTTCAACACCTACGAGGCGGAGCTGGGGCTGCCGGCGGACGCGCTCGTCACGTTCTTCCGCGACGACCCGAAGATGGGGCTCCTCGAGACCGGGCAGCTGACCTCGCGCGAGTTCATGAAGTACGTCTGCATCGAGGCCGAGCGGCGGCACGGGCAGCGGATCGACATGAAGCGCCTCGGCGCCGCGGCGGGCGAGGGCCAGGTGCTGAACCCGGCGATGCTGGCGTTCGTCGAGGAGGTCCGCGAGCACGCGACCACCGCCCTGCTCACCAACAACGTCGCCGAGGCCGCCTGGCGCGCGACGTTCCCGTTCGAGCTGTTCGAGGTCGTCGTCGACTCCAGCGAGGCCGGGGTCCGCAAACCCGATCCGCAGATCTACCGGGTCCTGCTCGACAAGCTCGACCGCCCCGCCGCCGAGGTCGCGTTCGTCGACGACCTCGCGGTGAACGTCGACGGCGCCGCCACCGTCGGGATCCATCCGATCCTGTTCACCGGCCTCGACACCTGCCGCGCCGAACTCGTCCGCCTCGGCGCCCTCCCCGCTCCCCAACCCGCCTGA
- a CDS encoding CoA transferase: MTGVRVLEVAQYTFVPAAGAVLADWGAEVVKIEHAERGDAQRGLIKLRGYDAYSQGSSFVPVMEGPNRGKRSVGLDLGNPAARPVLEELLRRSDVFLTNYLPGARAKLGIDVEDVRAINPDIVYVRGSGFGQRGPEADKGGYDSTAFWARGGSAAGATPPGADDLTRMPAGAYGDSTGGLTIAGGVAAALFKRATTGETSVVDVSLLGVGAWATQFSVNLALLAGGPLPEKNRPRHGSVSNPLTGAYRTADDRWIELMMLQPGRYWGEFCAAVGREDLTTDERFATTEALMANAPAAGEIVADVIAARPLAEWLDVLGKISGQWGVVQNAWEVGQDPALRANGGIVPVVDADGVERELVANPVQFDESPPQVKRAPQFAEHTDEVLRELGLSDEDLIALKIAGAAT; this comes from the coding sequence ATGACGGGCGTGCGGGTGCTCGAGGTCGCCCAGTACACGTTCGTGCCGGCGGCCGGAGCGGTGCTCGCCGACTGGGGTGCGGAGGTCGTGAAGATCGAGCACGCCGAGCGCGGGGACGCGCAGCGCGGGCTGATCAAGCTCCGGGGCTACGACGCCTACAGCCAGGGCTCGTCGTTCGTCCCGGTCATGGAGGGCCCGAACCGCGGCAAGCGCAGCGTCGGGCTCGATCTGGGCAACCCGGCGGCGCGACCGGTCCTCGAGGAGCTTCTCCGCCGCAGCGACGTCTTTCTCACCAACTACCTGCCGGGCGCACGGGCGAAGCTGGGCATCGACGTCGAGGACGTGCGCGCGATCAATCCCGACATCGTCTACGTCCGCGGCAGCGGGTTCGGCCAGCGCGGGCCCGAGGCCGACAAGGGCGGCTACGACAGCACCGCGTTCTGGGCCCGGGGCGGCAGCGCGGCCGGCGCGACGCCGCCCGGCGCCGACGACCTCACGCGCATGCCCGCCGGCGCGTACGGCGACTCGACCGGCGGCCTCACGATCGCCGGCGGCGTCGCGGCCGCGTTGTTCAAACGGGCGACGACGGGGGAGACGTCGGTCGTCGACGTCTCGCTGCTCGGTGTCGGCGCCTGGGCGACGCAGTTCAGCGTCAACCTCGCTCTGCTGGCCGGCGGCCCGCTGCCCGAGAAGAACCGCCCGCGCCACGGCTCGGTGTCGAACCCGCTGACCGGCGCGTACCGCACCGCGGACGACCGCTGGATCGAACTGATGATGCTTCAGCCCGGTCGCTACTGGGGGGAGTTCTGCGCCGCCGTCGGCCGCGAGGACCTCACGACCGACGAGCGCTTCGCGACGACCGAGGCGCTGATGGCCAACGCCCCCGCCGCGGGCGAGATCGTCGCCGACGTCATCGCCGCGCGACCGCTGGCCGAGTGGCTCGACGTCCTCGGCAAGATCTCCGGCCAGTGGGGCGTCGTGCAGAACGCCTGGGAGGTCGGGCAGGACCCGGCGCTCCGCGCCAACGGCGGCATCGTGCCCGTCGTCGACGCGGACGGCGTGGAGCGCGAGCTCGTCGCCAACCCCGTGCAGTTCGACGAGAGCCCGCCGCAGGTGAAGCGCGCGCCGCAGTTCGCCGAGCACACCGACGAGGTCCTGCGCGAGCTCGGCCTCTCCGACGAGGACCTCATCGCCCTCAAGATCGCCGGAGCCGCCACGTGA
- a CDS encoding fatty acid--CoA ligase family protein translates to MHLTMLLDMAVDGFGDRVVVGRRDGGLTPRQLQSLAQGGARLVTEQKADAIVYLAVNGPAFPVALFAAAYAGVPLVPVNYRLGAEQLDGILARHPDALVVADAGTGLTPDQFLAAAAQEPADVVTAEGPAVVIYTSGTTSAPKGVLLRHENLVSYVFGTVEFAGADEDEATLMSVPPYHIAGVSNVLSNLYAGRRVVTLPAFDPGEWLATVRAERITHAMVVPTMLARIMAGSDDRSVPSLRSLAYGGAAMPPQVIEAALRAWPDVDFVNAYGLTETSSTVAVLGPAEHRAAIASDDPEVRARLHSAGRPVPGVEIEIRDDAGAVVAPGTPGRIWIRGEQVSGEYAGSGSAVDERGFFDTRDSGRLDAEGYLFVTGRVDDTIIRGGENIAPAEIEDVLLRHPAVADAAVVGVPDPEWGQRLEAVVVPARDVEPDAEALRTHVRSTLRGSKTPDRIVFRSELPRTPTGKLLRREVLAELQGRPG, encoded by the coding sequence ATGCACCTGACGATGCTGCTCGACATGGCCGTCGACGGTTTCGGTGACCGTGTCGTCGTCGGCCGTCGGGACGGCGGCCTGACGCCGCGTCAGCTTCAGTCGCTCGCACAGGGTGGCGCCCGTCTCGTCACCGAGCAGAAGGCCGACGCGATCGTCTACCTCGCGGTGAACGGCCCCGCGTTCCCGGTCGCGCTGTTCGCGGCCGCGTACGCCGGGGTCCCGCTGGTCCCGGTCAACTACCGCCTCGGCGCCGAGCAACTCGACGGCATCCTCGCCCGGCACCCCGACGCGCTCGTCGTCGCCGACGCCGGCACCGGACTGACCCCGGACCAGTTCCTCGCGGCCGCGGCGCAGGAGCCCGCCGACGTCGTGACGGCGGAGGGCCCGGCCGTCGTCATCTACACCAGCGGGACCACCTCGGCCCCGAAGGGCGTCCTGCTCCGCCACGAGAACCTGGTCTCGTACGTCTTCGGCACCGTGGAGTTCGCCGGGGCCGACGAGGACGAGGCGACCCTGATGAGCGTCCCGCCGTACCACATCGCGGGGGTCTCGAACGTCCTGTCCAACCTCTACGCCGGCCGCCGGGTGGTGACGCTGCCGGCGTTCGACCCGGGGGAGTGGCTGGCCACCGTCCGCGCGGAGCGCATCACCCACGCGATGGTCGTCCCCACGATGCTGGCCCGGATCATGGCCGGTTCCGACGACCGGTCAGTCCCGTCGCTGCGCTCCCTCGCCTACGGCGGCGCCGCGATGCCGCCCCAGGTCATCGAGGCGGCGCTGCGGGCCTGGCCGGACGTCGATTTCGTCAACGCCTACGGACTCACCGAGACCAGCTCGACCGTCGCGGTCCTCGGCCCCGCCGAGCACCGGGCGGCGATCGCGTCGGACGACCCCGAGGTCCGCGCCCGCCTGCACTCGGCCGGCCGCCCCGTGCCGGGCGTCGAGATCGAGATCCGCGACGACGCCGGCGCCGTCGTCGCACCCGGCACCCCGGGCCGCATCTGGATCCGCGGTGAGCAGGTCTCCGGCGAGTACGCCGGCAGCGGCTCCGCGGTCGACGAGCGCGGCTTCTTCGACACCCGCGACTCCGGCCGCCTCGACGCCGAGGGCTACCTGTTCGTCACCGGCCGGGTGGACGACACGATCATCCGGGGCGGGGAGAACATCGCCCCGGCCGAGATCGAGGACGTCCTGCTCCGCCACCCCGCGGTCGCGGACGCGGCGGTCGTCGGGGTCCCCGACCCGGAGTGGGGGCAGCGCCTCGAAGCCGTCGTGGTCCCGGCCCGGGACGTCGAGCCGGACGCCGAGGCGCTGCGCACCCACGTCCGCTCGACGCTGCGGGGCTCGAAGACCCCGGACCGCATCGTCTTCCGGTCCGAGCTGCCCCGGACCCCGACGGGCAAGCTGCTGCGTCGCGAGGTCCTCGCCGAGTTGCAGGGCCGGCCGGGCTAG
- a CDS encoding thiolase C-terminal domain-containing protein, which yields MGERFERDSVISGVARSAVGRRLGRSALDLTVEAALGAIADAGLRPEDVDGLCTYPGGYADTSRGYGGPPPAEVQDALRLNLTWFQGSGELPGQLGALVSAMMAVSTGLARHVLVYRTVTESSAQGALGRGSVLPGLEQAGSYGVWSQPFGGISPANWIAPVAMRHMHEFGTTREQLGQIAVTARRHAALDPDAAVYTAPLSIEDYLAARMISTPLCLLDCDVPVDGSTALIVSTAAHAPDAPHGAVRVEAVGTALTGRPSWDQYADLASMPAQGAARHLWSRTDLQPSDVDVAQLYDGFSILALVWLEALGFCGHGEAGAFLEGGANIALDGTLPLNTNGGQLSGGRLHGYGLLQEAVLQLRGAAAGRQVPGAEVAVVANGGGPVAGAVLLTG from the coding sequence ATGGGTGAGCGGTTCGAGCGCGACTCCGTGATCAGCGGCGTCGCGCGGTCGGCGGTGGGGCGGCGGCTGGGTCGCTCGGCGCTCGACCTGACGGTGGAGGCCGCCCTCGGCGCGATCGCGGACGCCGGGCTGCGGCCCGAGGACGTCGACGGTCTCTGCACCTATCCCGGCGGCTACGCGGACACCTCCCGAGGCTACGGCGGTCCCCCGCCCGCGGAGGTGCAGGACGCCCTGCGGCTGAACCTGACGTGGTTTCAGGGATCGGGCGAACTGCCCGGGCAGCTCGGGGCGCTCGTCTCGGCGATGATGGCGGTCTCGACCGGTTTGGCGCGGCACGTGCTCGTCTACCGGACCGTCACCGAGTCCTCCGCCCAGGGCGCCCTCGGCCGCGGCTCGGTGCTGCCGGGGCTGGAGCAGGCCGGCAGCTACGGCGTCTGGAGCCAGCCGTTCGGCGGGATCTCACCCGCGAACTGGATCGCCCCGGTCGCGATGCGGCACATGCACGAGTTCGGCACGACGCGCGAGCAGCTCGGGCAGATCGCCGTGACGGCCCGTCGGCACGCGGCGCTCGACCCCGACGCCGCGGTGTACACCGCTCCCCTGAGCATCGAGGACTACCTCGCGGCGCGCATGATCTCCACGCCGCTGTGCCTGCTCGACTGCGACGTCCCCGTCGACGGCTCGACCGCGCTGATCGTCTCCACGGCCGCCCACGCCCCCGACGCCCCGCACGGCGCGGTGCGCGTCGAGGCCGTCGGAACGGCGTTGACCGGCCGTCCGTCGTGGGACCAGTACGCGGACTTGGCCTCGATGCCGGCGCAGGGCGCGGCCCGGCACCTGTGGAGCCGCACCGACCTCCAGCCGTCCGACGTCGACGTCGCCCAGCTCTACGACGGGTTCTCGATCCTCGCGCTGGTGTGGCTGGAGGCGCTCGGCTTCTGCGGCCACGGCGAGGCGGGCGCGTTCCTGGAGGGCGGGGCGAACATCGCCCTCGACGGGACACTGCCGCTGAACACCAACGGCGGCCAGCTCTCCGGCGGGCGCCTGCACGGCTACGGGCTTCTGCAGGAGGCTGTCCTCCAACTCCGCGGCGCCGCGGCCGGCCGCCAGGTCCCCGGCGCCGAGGTCGCGGTGGTCGCGAACGGCGGCGGCCCGGTGGCCGGGGCCGTCCTGCTCACCGGCTGA
- a CDS encoding Zn-ribbon domain-containing OB-fold protein, whose amino-acid sequence MIVDDPLLVRARPADDPLHRFFWAAGGDGVLRMLRCDDCGYWLHPPSPRCPQCSSASVAPQALSGRGTVATFTVNVQQWVPDQEPYVYAIVELDEQPGLRLSTNVVGCAAEDVRIGQRVQVAFVHRHDVFYPVFRPADG is encoded by the coding sequence GTGATCGTCGACGACCCCCTCCTCGTCCGCGCCCGACCCGCCGACGACCCGCTGCACCGGTTCTTCTGGGCGGCCGGGGGCGACGGCGTGCTGCGCATGCTGCGGTGCGACGACTGCGGGTACTGGCTGCACCCGCCCTCGCCGCGGTGCCCGCAGTGCTCCTCGGCGTCCGTCGCACCGCAGGCGCTGTCCGGCCGCGGCACCGTCGCGACGTTCACCGTCAACGTCCAGCAGTGGGTGCCCGATCAGGAGCCGTACGTCTACGCGATCGTCGAGCTCGACGAGCAGCCCGGGCTCCGGCTGAGCACGAACGTCGTCGGCTGCGCGGCCGAGGACGTCCGCATCGGTCAGCGCGTCCAGGTGGCGTTCGTCCACCGCCACGACGTCTTCTACCCCGTCTTCCGGCCCGCCGATGGGTGA
- a CDS encoding mycofactocin-coupled SDR family oxidoreductase, whose amino-acid sequence MSGRVTGKVALITGAARGQGRAHAVALAAEGADVVALDICADIDSAPYPLATPADLAETVALVEQHDRRTLAITADVRDPAAVRAAVARTLAEFGRLDVVVAQAGIAPLGEDRGIQALLDAVDVDLLGAIATINAAVPHLGPGASVIATGSLTALRPRGGGNGGPGAVGYKYAKVALAQYVHELATVLAPQQIRVNCIHPTNVDTPMLQNSGMYRLFRPDLADPTREDAERAFPAMQAMPVPFVEVEDVSSAVVYLASDESRYVTGLQLRIDAGGYLKTAAFHP is encoded by the coding sequence ATGAGCGGACGCGTCACCGGCAAGGTCGCGCTGATCACCGGCGCGGCCCGGGGGCAGGGACGGGCGCACGCGGTCGCCCTCGCCGCGGAGGGTGCGGACGTCGTCGCCCTCGACATCTGCGCCGACATCGACTCCGCCCCGTACCCGCTCGCCACCCCGGCCGATCTCGCCGAGACCGTCGCGCTGGTCGAGCAGCACGACCGGCGGACGCTCGCGATCACCGCCGACGTCCGGGACCCCGCGGCGGTCCGGGCCGCCGTCGCGCGCACGCTCGCGGAGTTCGGCCGTCTCGACGTCGTCGTCGCCCAGGCCGGGATCGCACCGCTCGGGGAGGACCGCGGGATCCAGGCCCTGCTCGACGCCGTCGACGTCGACCTGCTCGGCGCGATCGCGACGATCAACGCGGCGGTCCCCCACCTCGGGCCCGGCGCCTCGGTGATCGCCACCGGCTCCCTGACCGCGCTGCGCCCGCGCGGCGGCGGCAACGGCGGCCCCGGCGCGGTGGGCTACAAGTACGCCAAGGTCGCGCTGGCGCAGTACGTCCACGAACTCGCGACCGTGCTGGCGCCGCAGCAGATCCGCGTCAACTGCATCCACCCGACCAACGTCGACACCCCGATGCTGCAGAACTCCGGGATGTACCGGCTGTTCCGGCCGGACCTGGCCGACCCGACCCGGGAGGACGCCGAGCGCGCGTTCCCCGCGATGCAGGCGATGCCGGTGCCGTTCGTCGAGGTCGAGGACGTCAGCTCGGCGGTGGTCTACCTCGCCTCCGACGAGTCCCGGTACGTGACAGGGCTTCAGCTGCGCATCGACGCAGGCGGTTACCTGAAGACGGCGGCGTTCCACCCGTGA
- a CDS encoding FadR/GntR family transcriptional regulator codes for MATTKLETIRLPKAAEIVARTLRRKIVTGELEADDPLPPEDQLMAEMGVARTTVREALRILESEGLLVVRRGAGGGARIRTPAVPMVSRYIGLLLQYEGATLADVHRARVMLEAPAAGLLAERGTPEIVAVLRGALAEEAAVMGDPAQASRAHGRFHHLVVQLTGCLTYDVLTSVTNRIIQVQSDRFLAAHGSEISTREGLELAHRAHRKLIDLIAARDVAGAEDLWRRHLQAGDAHLLSAPGAKSVLDLME; via the coding sequence GTGGCGACCACGAAGCTGGAGACGATCCGGCTGCCGAAGGCCGCCGAGATCGTGGCTCGCACTCTGCGCCGCAAGATCGTCACCGGCGAGCTCGAGGCCGACGATCCGCTGCCGCCCGAGGACCAGTTGATGGCCGAGATGGGCGTCGCGCGGACCACCGTCCGGGAGGCGCTGCGCATCCTGGAGTCCGAGGGCCTGCTCGTGGTCCGCCGCGGTGCCGGGGGTGGCGCCCGCATCCGGACGCCCGCCGTCCCGATGGTCTCCCGCTACATCGGCCTGCTGCTGCAGTACGAGGGCGCGACGCTCGCCGACGTCCACCGCGCGCGCGTGATGCTCGAGGCCCCGGCCGCCGGCCTGCTCGCCGAGCGCGGGACGCCGGAGATCGTCGCCGTGCTCCGCGGGGCGCTGGCCGAGGAGGCCGCCGTGATGGGCGACCCGGCCCAGGCCAGCCGCGCGCACGGGCGTTTCCACCACCTGGTCGTACAACTGACGGGGTGTCTGACCTACGACGTGCTGACGTCGGTGACCAACCGGATCATCCAGGTCCAGTCCGACCGCTTCCTCGCCGCGCACGGGTCCGAGATCAGCACCCGCGAGGGGCTGGAGCTCGCGCACCGCGCGCACCGCAAGCTGATCGACCTGATCGCGGCCCGCGACGTCGCCGGCGCCGAGGATCTGTGGCGGCGTCACCTCCAGGCCGGGGACGCCCACCTGCTCTCCGCGCCGGGAGCGAAGTCCGTCCTGGACCTGATGGAATGA
- a CDS encoding acyl-CoA dehydrogenase family protein, protein MTPADELRAVLASMPDDLRRGPAADFDEMLAAQRWLASVGWVAPGWPVEHGGRGLGVADRIACDAEYAAADVPLPAGILGLANVGPALMEFGTPEQQAHLPRILDGSEIWCQGFSEPGAGSDLAGLRTRARPAGESFDDGFVIDGQKVWTSHGMHATHCMLLVRTDPDAPKHKGISVLLVPMDAPGVERRPIRMISGDSEFAEVFLTGVRVPASALLGPLHGGWGVTVRTLVHERTGVLSRAAELENRARQVALATADLDPLDRDEVVRRYVEARVLGQLGQATLARGEAGHDTAGLQALIKLSWGLTDRALAETALDVVGLPATVGSAGPGAAPSDLAWRWLNTRASTIAAGTTEVLKDLVAERVLGLPRS, encoded by the coding sequence ATGACGCCGGCTGACGAGCTTCGCGCCGTACTCGCCTCGATGCCCGACGACTTGCGCCGTGGCCCCGCCGCCGACTTCGACGAGATGCTCGCCGCCCAGCGGTGGCTGGCCTCGGTCGGGTGGGTCGCGCCCGGCTGGCCCGTCGAGCACGGCGGTCGCGGTCTCGGCGTTGCCGACCGCATCGCCTGCGACGCCGAGTACGCCGCGGCGGACGTCCCGCTGCCCGCGGGCATCCTCGGGCTCGCCAACGTCGGCCCCGCGCTGATGGAGTTCGGCACCCCCGAGCAGCAGGCGCACCTGCCGCGGATCCTCGACGGCTCCGAGATCTGGTGCCAGGGCTTCAGCGAGCCGGGCGCGGGCAGTGACCTCGCCGGTCTGCGCACCCGCGCGCGCCCAGCGGGGGAGAGCTTCGACGACGGATTCGTGATTGACGGTCAGAAAGTCTGGACCTCGCACGGCATGCACGCGACGCACTGCATGCTGCTCGTCCGCACGGACCCGGACGCCCCGAAGCACAAGGGCATCTCGGTGCTGCTCGTCCCGATGGACGCGCCGGGCGTCGAGCGGCGTCCGATCCGCATGATCTCCGGTGACTCCGAGTTCGCCGAGGTGTTCCTCACCGGCGTCCGCGTCCCCGCGTCGGCGCTGCTCGGCCCGCTGCACGGGGGCTGGGGGGTCACGGTCCGGACGCTGGTGCACGAGCGGACCGGCGTCCTCTCCCGCGCCGCGGAGCTGGAGAACCGCGCCCGCCAGGTCGCGCTGGCGACGGCCGACCTCGACCCGCTCGACCGCGACGAGGTCGTGCGCCGCTACGTCGAGGCGCGCGTCCTCGGCCAGCTCGGGCAGGCGACTCTCGCTCGGGGCGAGGCCGGCCACGACACCGCCGGCCTGCAGGCGCTGATCAAGCTGTCGTGGGGGCTGACCGACCGCGCCCTCGCCGAGACCGCCCTCGACGTCGTCGGGCTCCCCGCCACCGTCGGGTCGGCCGGCCCCGGCGCCGCCCCCAGCGACCTCGCCTGGCGCTGGCTGAACACCCGGGCCTCGACGATCGCCGCCGGGACCACCGAGGTGCTCAAGGACCTCGTCGCCGAGCGCGTCCTCGGCCTCCCGCGCTCCTGA
- a CDS encoding ferredoxin — protein MRVKVDREVCQGNARCFALAPEVYVLDDEGYNVGGEFEIDDEHGEAAFRGAAECPERAIKVFFE, from the coding sequence ATGAGAGTCAAGGTCGACCGCGAGGTCTGCCAGGGCAACGCCCGCTGTTTCGCGCTCGCCCCCGAGGTCTACGTCCTCGACGACGAGGGCTACAACGTCGGCGGCGAGTTCGAGATCGACGACGAGCACGGTGAGGCTGCCTTCCGCGGCGCCGCCGAGTGCCCCGAGCGCGCGATCAAGGTCTTCTTCGAGTAG
- a CDS encoding amidohydrolase family protein — MPLRDDMHLISVDDHLVEPPHLWQDRLPAAYRDAGPRIIQVEDDRGQISDVWLYEGRKYPQIGLNAVAGKPPEQFGTEPMRYTDMIPGCYEPEARVIDMDLDGVQAAICFPSFPRFAGTVFLQGEDKALALLCVQAWNDFMLDEWCAAAPERFIPIAILPLWDVDAAVKEIHRVAARGAKAISFTENPVPLGLPSFHTDHWDPVFAAAEETGLPLCLHFGTSGQAPTTAPDAPFAVTITLFGCNSMFAAADLIFSPVFHKHPNLKVALAEGGIGWVPYLLERADYVWDRHRWYQNVNQAVPPSELFRKHIWGCFIDDVHGLKNRHEIGIDRITWECDYPHSDSNWPNSRKRAIEVFADIPDEEVARMVEWNSRELFNFPRAS, encoded by the coding sequence ATGCCGCTCCGGGACGACATGCACCTGATCTCGGTGGACGACCACCTCGTCGAGCCGCCGCACCTGTGGCAGGACCGTCTCCCCGCCGCCTACCGCGACGCCGGTCCCCGCATCATCCAGGTCGAGGACGATCGGGGCCAGATCTCCGACGTGTGGCTCTACGAGGGCCGCAAGTACCCGCAGATCGGCCTCAACGCCGTCGCCGGCAAGCCGCCGGAGCAGTTCGGCACCGAGCCGATGCGTTACACCGACATGATCCCGGGCTGCTACGAGCCCGAGGCGCGCGTCATCGACATGGACCTCGACGGAGTCCAGGCCGCGATCTGCTTCCCGAGCTTCCCGCGGTTCGCCGGCACGGTCTTCCTGCAGGGCGAGGACAAGGCGCTCGCGCTGCTGTGCGTCCAGGCCTGGAACGACTTCATGCTCGACGAGTGGTGCGCCGCCGCGCCGGAGCGGTTCATCCCGATCGCGATCCTCCCGCTCTGGGACGTCGACGCCGCGGTGAAGGAGATCCACCGCGTTGCTGCGCGCGGGGCGAAGGCGATCTCGTTCACCGAGAACCCCGTCCCGCTCGGGCTGCCGAGCTTCCACACCGATCACTGGGACCCGGTCTTCGCCGCTGCGGAGGAGACGGGCCTGCCGCTGTGCCTGCACTTCGGGACGTCGGGCCAGGCGCCGACGACCGCGCCGGACGCGCCGTTCGCCGTCACCATCACGCTGTTCGGCTGCAACTCGATGTTCGCCGCGGCCGACCTCATCTTCTCCCCGGTGTTCCACAAGCACCCGAACCTCAAGGTCGCGCTCGCCGAGGGCGGCATCGGCTGGGTGCCGTACCTGCTCGAGCGGGCCGACTACGTCTGGGACCGGCACCGCTGGTACCAGAACGTCAACCAGGCGGTCCCGCCGTCGGAGCTCTTCCGCAAGCACATCTGGGGCTGTTTCATCGACGACGTGCACGGCCTGAAGAACCGCCACGAGATCGGCATCGACCGGATCACCTGGGAGTGCGACTACCCGCACTCGGACTCGAACTGGCCGAACAGCCGCAAGCGCGCGATCGAGGTCTTCGCCGACATCCCCGACGAGGAGGTCGCGCGCATGGTCGAGTGGAACAGCCGCGAGCTCTTCAACTTCCCGCGGGCGAGCTGA
- a CDS encoding cytochrome P450: MGKPDPNASDWSDLDLLTVDEATERLDAEIAALTGELDALAGPERDAANRRLDLLVTARDRAAAGPRRPLYDATPERPAHVPAELVRDVDHVFGPDFLVDPFAAYRELRDRRVWWSPRHGGYWILTRAEDIRGAYQQPDLFSSASTGIPAHVQRKEKLYPLELDPPAHTAYRRVIAPLFAPKAVTARTAAIDATCAALVDEIAPRGRAEFLADFAEPFPTRIFTNILGLPVDEAPKFVAWNNKLLHSQDQPERRREAGIEINGYLRELIEARRAEPRDDVVSALLASEVDGRPIENDEIQNLCFLLFIAGLDTVTAALSWSFRFLALHPEHRRQIVDDPALIPSAVEELLRVHSFVNPARTVTRDAEFAGVQLREGDRVLLATALVAQDPDEFADEATVRFDRDANRHLAFGAGPHRCAGSHLARDELATALTLWHRQIPDYEIAAGETVTMHAGGVFGLDRLPLVWSA, from the coding sequence ATGGGCAAGCCCGACCCGAACGCCTCCGACTGGTCGGACCTCGACCTGCTGACCGTCGACGAGGCGACCGAACGGCTCGACGCCGAGATCGCCGCGCTCACCGGCGAACTCGACGCGCTGGCCGGCCCCGAGCGGGACGCCGCGAACCGACGTCTCGACCTCCTCGTCACCGCGCGGGACCGGGCGGCGGCCGGGCCGAGGCGTCCGCTCTACGACGCGACGCCGGAGCGCCCCGCCCACGTCCCGGCCGAGCTCGTCCGCGACGTCGACCACGTCTTCGGGCCGGACTTCCTCGTCGACCCCTTCGCGGCGTACCGCGAGCTGCGCGACCGCCGGGTCTGGTGGAGTCCGCGCCACGGCGGCTACTGGATCCTGACGCGGGCGGAGGACATCCGCGGCGCCTACCAGCAGCCGGACCTGTTCTCCTCGGCCTCGACCGGCATCCCGGCGCACGTGCAGCGCAAGGAGAAGCTCTACCCGCTCGAGCTCGACCCGCCGGCGCACACCGCGTACCGCCGCGTCATCGCGCCGCTGTTCGCACCGAAGGCGGTCACCGCGCGGACCGCGGCCATCGACGCGACCTGTGCCGCGCTCGTCGACGAGATCGCCCCCCGCGGTCGCGCGGAGTTCCTTGCCGACTTCGCCGAGCCGTTCCCGACGCGGATCTTCACGAACATCCTCGGCCTGCCGGTCGACGAGGCGCCGAAGTTCGTGGCCTGGAACAACAAGCTGCTGCACTCCCAGGACCAGCCCGAACGCCGTCGCGAGGCCGGCATCGAGATCAACGGCTACCTCCGCGAGCTGATCGAGGCTCGCCGCGCCGAGCCGCGGGACGACGTCGTGTCCGCGCTGCTCGCGTCCGAGGTCGACGGCCGGCCGATCGAGAACGACGAGATCCAGAACCTCTGCTTCCTGCTCTTCATCGCCGGCCTCGACACCGTCACCGCGGCGCTGTCGTGGTCGTTCCGTTTCCTCGCCCTGCACCCGGAGCACCGGCGTCAGATCGTCGACGACCCGGCGCTGATCCCGAGTGCCGTCGAGGAACTGCTGCGCGTGCACTCGTTCGTGAACCCGGCGCGGACGGTCACTCGCGACGCCGAGTTCGCCGGTGTCCAGCTGCGCGAGGGCGACCGCGTCCTGCTCGCGACCGCCCTCGTCGCGCAAGACCCGGACGAGTTCGCCGACGAGGCGACCGTCCGCTTCGACCGCGACGCCAACCGGCACCTCGCCTTCGGTGCCGGGCCCCACCGCTGCGCGGGTTCGCACCTCGCCCGCGACGAGCTCGCCACCGCGCTGACGCTCTGGCACCGGCAGATCCCGGACTACGAGATCGCCGCGGGCGAGACCGTCACCATGCACGCCGGCGGGGTCTTCGGCCTCGACCGCCTGCCCCTGGTCTGGTCCGCGTGA